The genomic DNA TTCCCCTACAGTGGGTTGTGTTAGATACAATTAATACTTAAATGGCAATATTTGACTTAGGTGAAACGCACTTCCTGTCTATGTGTCTTCAGGTAAAAGTTTTTTCCCGTCAACCTTCAGGACACACTTTGTTGTAAATAGTTGAATGAAAAAAGAGATACAAATTACATATCGTATTTTTACTCAACTATTTACAACAAGGTGTGTCctgaagcatgatgggaaaactTGGACAGGAAGTGCCTtcagaataaattaataaaataaataaataaataaacaaacaaataaataaataaataaataaaataagagtCTTAGTCGCATTAGTTTGGATTTCCTCAATATTCTCTCTGTTCAGAATTACATAAACTGAATTTAGGCTTTATTTAACTAGAATTATTCAACGGTGTTACCTTTGATCCAACCAGGCAGCTTCTGTGACTCTAACAAGTCTCTCATTAAAGTTGAACTTACTTAAGTTGAGACCATTTAAACTGCTCACACAGGTTGTTACTTAAATTGGATATAGATACATTTATTGAATTCAACAACTcaaagttaatttttttgttgtagaTGGAGGTGTGGACAGACGACCAGCTCCTGAGACCGAGGAGAACAACTACattgaacctgaacctgaaccagtGAGGGACAGGGACCCCCAACCCAGGGCCCAAACACCAGACCCCTCCCCCAATGACAACTTAGAGAGAAACAAGGTTGTCAGCACAGAGCAGATGTGTAAGGACTATCCCCATATTGATTTCTCTGACAGATGCAGTTTAGAAAGTAGATGTTATTAGTATTTTAAAAAGGAGGTCGTGAAAaacttttgttctttgttttaggCCAAATGGTGGAGTGTGAGACTAAACTGAGGGATCGCTGCAAGGGAACAACCTGCAACAGGTCAATTCTAGGGAGcatgcaaaatatttcaaatatttaaaaatataagcaGAGCATATggaattttattattaaagaaaaaaaaaagacttaaagcAGTATTAGGATACCCTAATGTGATTTTATCAGAAGTAACAGACGCTGATCTGCACTGATTTTCTTGTCCACAGATACGAGTGTCTACCTGGTTGTCTTGAGAGGTCTGGGAAGGTAGTTGGGACTGGATATTATGACATGGTAAATGATCATTTAGTGACTTTCattatttgttatgttttaTGTGTACTTTATAATTAAGATGTTATAAGTCTGGTTACTGGCTAACTGACTTcatgaatacagttaaatattgTTTACTATTTTATATATGAATGATTTTGTATCTTACTGCAGCAATCAAGTGTATGTGGCGCTGGCTTACACGCCGGTGTTATTGATAACGATGGAGGATGGCTGGATGTGACCAGACTGGGCAGAAAACAACAGTTTACCAAATCATACAAGAATGGTATTCAATCGATTGGGTATGGATCAGCCtctatatttatttgttgttattttaatttagcCTTTAGTTCACCAGAACTACTTGTAACATCATGTAAAGTAATTTTGCAGAAATACTTAGATTATTTTAGAGTGTTTTGGGGttatatattttctttcatcatttagAATGGTTGGACAATGATAGGTCATCACTTCACGCTGTTTTCATTAACTTTGCAGGAAAAACAGAAGTGCTAATTCCTTTAAAGTTGAGTCTGTGCCAGGTAAAGAGTGTCctgtcattttatatttatatatttttatattttcaatgcACAGAAACACTGTTCATTCAACTGCTCTTTCGGGTCTCATCTTCCCTTAGTCAAAGCTGTAACATGTGACACAACAGTGGCTCTTTACTGTCCTTTCAAGAAACCAGTGCGACACTGTCCCAGGTAAGATTCTGATTGGTTTAGCCCAATTTGAGCATCAGGTGATaatttttctgatattttttctgatatttCTCATATATGTCAATACTTAGCCAAAAGCTCCTACATGTCCTTTGATGCCCTGCCTTTAAGAATGTTCTGACTTTTTAGTGTCTTCActgaaaatatctttttttcaatttactgtaatttaattcaaaaaactttattagtaccacaaggggcaattgaaagcacatagaGCAGGGTcggtgtaaaagtgcaaacatacagtgtaaacataaacaataaatatgaatattaaaaaataacataaatatcaatataaatgcaatgtttatgttaaataatcattcaaaacctagttaggtcaaaacctagtgagtttattcaaaacTTAGTacaaaaacctagttagttttaaacctagttagttagttatttcaaaTCTGTTGTCCTAAAAGGAACTTTCTCTTCAGGCTGTACTGTCCCAGGAACTGTCTGCGGAACAGCGGAGCCCAGGTCATTGGGACAAAATACTATTCAGATGTGAGTTCTTGTACAGTATTTGTCATTATCCTCCCACTGCAGGCTTTCATTAATTCTATTGGCAACTGTAGATGCTATTCTTAGCATCACGGCTGGAATGCAAATCACCATCCAAGATATCAAAGGCTCTGAATCATTCAATTATTCTTAGCATATCActtgttaaataatttattttgcacCACCCCATAATACCAAGCACTGGTCTATTTACTTTCTTTTAGAAATCCAGCATCTGCCGAGCGGCCATCCATGCTGGGGTGATCCAGAATGAGTCTGGAGGGTACCTCGATGTGATGCCTGTGGACAAAAGAAACCAGTACAGTGGTAGTCACCAGAATGGCATCACCTCAGAGAGGTATGCTTGAACTCATGAGTATTATGGGCTGTGTGGATGGCATGGTGATGTAGTTAGCACTACATCATAATACAGCTGTGTACTTCCTGTAATAACTCATATGTACCACATCTCTGCTCTCTCTCCTGCAGCTTAATGAACCCAAATGGAGGGAAGGCCTTCAGAGTGTTTGCAGTCATCTGAAGAACACTTCTTCTTCACATCCAGCAAACACACTCATTATCATCGGACAAATTGTAATTACATTCATTCCTACTGAATCAGCTCCTCAGCCTCTCACACTTGAAGTGCAACAGGACTCCACTTGGAAAGTTTGATCATGAATAAATCAGCATCCAAACACAGCTCAGGAAAGGTTTTGAGAATGATCTTCATGGATGTCTCTTGACTTATGTCTTTTCTCAACTTCCACAGCAGACCATGATAATGACATTTGGTTGCCCTGAAGAATTGTTTTTAAGTTATAATTGAATAGATATGCCACAAGATCATCTCACTCTGAATACGTCTACATGTGCTTTTATCCTgaattttaaaggaaatgcagGACACATTCCTGGATCTGCTAATGCATTCGGATTTACTCTCACCTTGTAGTGCTGCAGTTGTAAAAGTTGTTTCAATAGTTCTGGTAAACAATGACCACCCAATGGTTTCAGATAAAAATGTAAGCTCTTACAGAGAAAGTGGCTGTTTTGTATGGTCAAATTGAAGTGGGAAAATCAGAATTTACCCAAAACTCCACATTATATGTTCACATGACGCAAAAATCTGCACATTTGAAGGTGTTTTacaaaaaatgactgaaaagatTTTGAGTGGGAAGCCAAATTGCAGATGAAAATGCCCTGCAAAAGATCCATTTGCAAATGAAATATATTAAGATGAAAATGGACTAAACGTTATGTGAATTCTATAAATGCAAAGAATAATTTTTAGAATAGACTCCACTGGTCAACTCAGAGTGATTTGATGTTTAGAAGTTCAACAAGACAGTAGTTCATTTAAAGGTGAAATGACATTTTTGCTTTAGATAGCTTTGAGTATTAACACAGGGTGAATCAGGTCGATATACATTTAGAGTTTTGCTTATGCCTCCACaagtattttcttttcatcaccGTTGTAAAGTATAATATAGCAACAATGCAGGCATTAAAATACTGACTGTATATTTTGTACATAATAAATTGAAATTGCTAATGTTGCCGCTTGCATGTACACATCTAACATCACCCACCGGTTACACAAGCAATCGGATGTAGAtggttaaaaaacattttgcttgCAGATCTTATATTTGTAACAAGCtttaattttaatgcatttcaccATAAGTTTGACATATTCAAATTTTTGTAAATACTGTGTTTGTAACATATTGTCATGTTTTATGCTCCATTTTCCATCTTTGTTCATAGATCTGTATAAATGAACCCTGGCTGGCCAGGAATATGCAGAATtccaattcaaataaaatacaaagactTGCAGTAAAAATGTTGAGatcttttttgtgttatttctctttctatcAGAGAGTCAGCTTTATAAAATCACAAACAATATTCTCATCAGGATCATAGTCTTTCCAAACAGTTGAGCGGCCACATTGTTTGAATATCTACTTCCATGGCATTTGCTTGTTCTGAAGAATCCGTGCATTAACATTTCATAAACATCCCAAAGTCTCTTCCGGATtcaaatttcatatttaatctTTCTAGAAAGCTGCAAGTGTTTCCAGGGACTGTGGGGAACACAGAAGCAgagaaaagtgtttgttttacatCCAGGGAGATGTTATCAACAGGTCAGCTTCAAATTTcaagtaaaacacaaaataacttCTGGTTCAGTCAAATCAGCATATCAAAGCAGTTTAGCTGCTAAACACATTCCCATCCTGTTAATCTGActgagtatttatttttttcaatgcaatCCCTAAATGCCAACATTCAGTTTAAAAGTGTTGATTTCGAATtgatctaaaaatgtttttatatccaGGAAATTAATGGATTTAatacaatatatactgtatgtgtatatattagATGCTAATTCAACACAAGCAGACTCAAATAAAGCTTTTCTAAATGTATCTGTCTTCTCTTAAACATGGCACGATATACAAAACTCCCAGAGACCCCTCACCTTAATCTCAAACTACTACCTACTATTTTAGCAAGACAACACAGATTCAGCGCTACATCAGTGCCAAAACCTTCAAAACCTCAATTAAATTGACTCACATTTACTTTTCTTCTGTAATTTGCACCTGAATGTCACGATTCTTTACATAATGCTAGGTAAACATTTTGTTCCTAACAGTTGTCTGAAAGGCAGAATTCAAGTCTATTCATagcaaatgaataaatagtCTTGGCTGGTATTTGTGTAAGCCTGCCAGACTCCTGTGTTGCCAGTTTTAGCAATGAAGCATTTTTGATTGTATGTTTcagttagaaaaaaataacagaaatgtCAAATGGATATAGCAATTATGAGGGCTTTTGACATACGTTTTGAAATGTGCAGCTGCTTGCACCTCAAATATACCagcgtgagtgtgtgtatgggtgttcATACATGAATACACTCCCATGGATGAATGTGTATTTCTTCATATTCGACATGTGAACTTGAAAGTCACTTTCTAAATGCAAACCTATCCAATCACTCTCTAGCTTTCTTGCGGACTCCCCCAGTGGTTAAATCGTGGGCAGGAATACGCCGCGCATGTGGGCTAACAATCACATCAGACAGAGGtaatatgtgtgtttgtcagtgtgtgtgtgctctggtGTTTGATTGTGCGGTTGCACTTCCTCCTCTCGGCACTTCACCACTCATAGATTTAGACgtctttattattttaacatattttgcAGCTGTGTTTTGGGGGTTAAACGTGGTGATTACCTCCCCAATGCTGCATTTCTGTCTGTTGAGGTGTATTTATAGCCGTGGATGGCTGCGCTCTATAGTTACTTATTGGAAACCAAAACCTGGACTTTAAGTCATgaaatcaattaatcaaataaCATCTCACAATTTGTTCTGAATTATTTGACAAAGGTCAATCAATTTATGAGGGAATTTTATCAGTTTGCAGTAAAAATCATAAGGTATAAGCAGGTGCAAAACATAGAGTGGAATAACATTTtcataaatcataaataaatatttgtagttTACAGATGCGTTTAGTTTTAATCAGGTGCAGATGTCACAGTTACTTCATCGGTTTTTCCCTTTATCGTGACATATCGTGTAGAATGCAGATGATGTTGAACCTGTGATCAGACACTG from Antennarius striatus isolate MH-2024 chromosome 18, ASM4005453v1, whole genome shotgun sequence includes the following:
- the LOC137612348 gene encoding cysteine-rich secretory protein LCCL domain-containing 1-like, coding for MKRPLPFLGWVRAASFFLYLTDAVLAVVLTNSTQLHSILDKYGDKDEEWMKVKSRGKRAISEADMHLILDLHNKLRSQVYPPASNMEYMEWDYELERSAEHWAYACRWEHGPSHMLTQIGQNLGAHWGRDRPPTYHVQAWYDEVRYYSYPYSQECNPHCPFRCSGPVCTHYTQLVWATSNRIGCAINVCYNMNVWGMIWAKAVYLVCNYSPPGNWWGHAPYKYGSPCSACPASYGGRCKDNLCYKDGGVDRRPAPETEENNYIEPEPEPVRDRDPQPRAQTPDPSPNDNLERNKVVSTEQMCQMVECETKLRDRCKGTTCNRYECLPGCLERSGKVVGTGYYDMQSSVCGAGLHAGVIDNDGGWLDVTRLGRKQQFTKSYKNGIQSIGKNRSANSFKVESVPVKAVTCDTTVALYCPFKKPVRHCPRLYCPRNCLRNSGAQVIGTKYYSDKSSICRAAIHAGVIQNESGGYLDVMPVDKRNQYSGSHQNGITSESLMNPNGGKAFRVFAVI